Part of the Musa acuminata AAA Group cultivar baxijiao chromosome BXJ3-10, Cavendish_Baxijiao_AAA, whole genome shotgun sequence genome, CTAGAGGACACCAAACAAAAATGTCGTATTTTTGGGATTGTTGGAATGGGCGGAATCGGGAAGTCCACTCTGGCACGTAAAATATACAATGATGAAAGGATCAGAGTCAATTATCCCATTCAGATATGGTTGTATATCTCTAAGAATTATTCGGAGACGAAGTTACTCGGAGAGTTAATTCGGTGCGCAGCTAACAAATCTGAAGGAGGTGAAGCCAAATCAGAATCGTTCGAGGGACAAAGCAGATCAGAATTGGAACCCAAACTTGCCTCTCGCCTCACCAAAAATTTATTTGTCGTGTTGGATGATGTCTGGAGTAAAAATTTATGGAACGATTTCCTCAGGCTTCCTAAGGCAATCACCAGGCTGCTAATCTTCGGTGTCTTGATATTGAACGTGCTCCTCTGACTcatgtgttgagatttgattctagttatctatctagattgttatcatgatctagtggttacatgatgatttcaataaaccacttgatcatgatctagtagtttcaataactaccttatgatctagtagttatagggtagttgtcattaagtcctataaataggaccttagttcatctagcaagacattgagattgaggagaggaagataaagagtctgtgtgcatttggtatcttgtaagtgttccttctgtttttaatactacatcagttttcttgagtcaaaaggattctttttactcgtatcgtagtattctgtttcttcCTTGTTCCAtctccaacatttgtggtatcagagcctagtttcaatctgaactgggcattatggcttttaacggTAATTccgtgtctcaaccccttatcccaatcttctcgggcaaaagttatgaattttggagtatcaagatgaagactctattcaagtctcaagatctttgggacttaatagagaatggatatgcagatccagatgacgaaatcaggctgagggagaatagaaagaaggactcaaaggcattgttcttaattcaacaagctgtacatgagacgatcttctcaagaattgcagcaacgacaacctcaaagcaagcctggttgatacttcaaaatgaatttcaaggctcatcaagggtgattacggtaaaacttcaaaccttccgtcgtgagtttgaaattttgttcatgaaaagcaatgaatcggtacaagattttctttctcgagtgactgaaattgttagtcaaatgaaattgtatggtgaacatcttcctgatcatataattgttgcaaaggttttgagaagtttaactccgaaatttgatcatgttgttgtcgcaattgaggaatcaaaagatttatctacttattcatttgatgaactaatgggttccttgcaagcacatgaagtaaggttgaacaggtcacttgaaaaaagtgaagaaaaagcatttcaggttaagggagagtcttctacttcagaagaagacaaaaaatcaacaggaagaggacgtggcagaggaggatttcgtggtagaggaaatggaagaggaagaggacactttgatgaacaagggcaatcaaattatgatcaaaaaaattacaaaagtggaatttaatgtcactattgtaaaaagtttggtcacatgaaggcagattgctggaaaagagaaaaacaagcaagctatgtggagaaaattgaagaaaatagtaagttgtttatgactcattcacaaattcataacatctcaaatgatatttggtttttggatagtggatgttctaatcatatgtcaagcataaaatcaatatttagagatattgatgagactcacaagttgaatgttagacttggagataacaagcaaatccaagtggaagggaaaggaacaattgaggtgaagacaaatcaagggaaggtaaaataccttgataatgttttctttgttcctactttatcacataatttgttgagtgttggacaattagtaaatgatggatatcaagtaatatttgatgatggttcatgcactattagagataagaaatctggtttgattatagtaaatatttgcatgacacaaaacaagatgtttccacttgatgtgtcaaatattgaaagacatgcgcttatcacaactcaaaagaatgagtctagtttatggcatttaagatatggacatcttaacattaaaggtttaaggttgttaagtcaaaaaagaatggtttttggattgcctaagattaatacGCTTGATGTATATGAAGGATGTAtatatggcaaacaaagtagaaaaccatttcctattggaaaagcatggagagtatctaattgtcttgaattaattcatgctgacttatgtggacctatgaatacaaaatcatttggtggaagtcaatattttttattgtttacggatgattatagtcgcatgagttgggtatattttttgaaattgaaatctgaaacatttgataatttttgaaagttcaaggcacttgtagaaagacaaagtggtagatatataaagacacttcggacagatagaggtggtgaatttttatctaatgagtttagttctttttgtgaagaaaatggtatccacagagaattgacagcaccatatacaccggagcaaaatggtgtagctgagcgaaagaatcggactgtcgttgaaatggcaagaagtttgcttaaaggaaaacatcttccaaatcagttttgggcaaaagcagttgcaacagcagtttatttgttgaatatttcaccaacaaaggttgttatgaatcgaactccttttgaggcttggtatggtatgaaaccaagtgttagacatctaagaatttttggttgtattgcttaggctttggtgaattcacaaaatcatcacaagcttgatgaaaaatcagagaaatgtattttaattggttattctttacaatctaaagcatatcgattatataaccctgttagtggcaaagttattattaacagaaatgttatgtttgatgaaagggcaagttggaattgggagaccaataaaggtgaaacacaaatgcagattccagcagaactagacactccgtagaatcaagtgacagatcctgctccaacaaattcatcgtcaacctcacccaatagcagttcaaatttggattcctcaaatgaaacccctccaagaaatttcaaatcactgacagaaatttataactcaacatttgctttgtttatttcagatccgacaACTTTTGAGGATGCAGTTAAAAAAGatgaatggagaaaagcaatgaaggaggaaatcaagtcaactgagaagaatgaaacttgggagctaatggatctaccgaaagaaaagaaagcgactgggttaaaatggatgttcaaaacaaaatttaaatgcaaattatttggtttcactgatagtgattgtgtAGGAGCTTTAGAcgatcgaaagagtacttcaggcaagtggagctatcacaatgaagtattgtggaacggatgaacaagttACGGATATCTTCACCAAATCACTTTCATTtcgaaagcatatttattttatgtcgcaaattggtgtatgcaactatgaatcaagggggagtgttgagatttgattctagttatctatctagattgttatcatgatctagtggttacatgatgatttcaataaaccacttgatcatgatctagtagtttcaataactaccttatgatctagtagttatagggtagttgtcattaggtcctataaataggaccttagttcatctagcaagacattgagattgaggagaggaagataaagagtctgtgtgcatttggtatcttgtaagtgttccttctgtttttaatactacatcagttttcttgagtcaaaaggattctttttactcgtatcgtagtattctgtttctttCTTGTTACTCCATCTCCAACATCATGTACCTAAGGGAATCGGAAAACTGATGAATCTTAATCATCTTGAAGGATTTGTGATCGGTCATAGCGACCCAACGAACGAGTTGTACGAGGAGGGGTGTGACTTGGAGGAGCTACGAGCTCTTTCCAAGCTTAGATGTCTGAGAATATACCGGCTAGAGAGGGCAGTAACGAGAGTCTCAGTATTCGTGGATAAAATTCTTCTCAAGGAGTTGACTTTATATTGGATATCTCCAGAAGAAGATGGCGATGATGAGGGGGACGATGGTGAGGGTGATGGAGATGGCAGAAactacgatgatgatgatgaggaaggaaATGAAGAGGACAACGGAGATGAGGATGAGGGCCATGGAGTCACATGGACTGAGCAGCAGTTCCAGGCAGTTGAGAAGTTATGCGATGAACTCTCTCCCCCATCCAGCCAGCAAGATCTTACCATTCGACGATTCCCCGGTCGGCAACTCCCATGCTGGTTGATGTCAACCTCACTAGACAAATCCTTCCCTAATCTGGCATTTTTGAGGTTTTGGTACCTCAAATCATGCACGGAACTGCCTCCTCTAGGCATGTTGCCCCTTCTAAAACATCGTGACATCACCGGCGGTGAAGCCATCAAaaccattgggcctgagtttctGGGCCGCAAGTTCCCTGGAGCTTCCGCATTTCCAAAACTTGAACATCTGGAGTTTGACGAAATGCCCAACTGGGAAGAATGGTCAGTATGCGGGATGGAAGAAAAAGGTCAGGGACCGCACCTCAAGCTCTTTCCTAATCTGAAGATATGCAAGATGATAGACTGTCCGAAACTGAGAGCTCTTCCAGAAGGCCTATCCCATGCTACCAAGTTGAAGGAATTGTATCTTGATAGTACTCAAGACTTGAGAGAAATCACAAACCTCCGCTTGAATTACAAGCTCGAGGTCAAAGATAACACGATGCTGAATAGATTATCCAACCTTTCCATGAAGTATCTGAAGGTGGAAGATTGTCCGAATCTGGAGTACGTGGAGAATCTCGACAGGTTGCAACAGCTGGTCCTGATATGTCCACGACAAATGAAGCAACTTCCGCAGTGGCTGTCAACCCTAATTCAGCAGCGCCAAAGCATTCCTTCTGCTCAGTGGAGCTTCAGAAAACTGGAACTGCAATGCAACACCGTGCTGCTGAAGAGTTGTCTCGAGGGCAACGAGAATTGGCATATCATTCAACAGATTCCAGATGTCATAATTCAAACCTATTCCAGGAAAAGTTATATTCGATACAGCAAGCATCCACGCATGTACGATGCAAAAGTATGATGAATTCGTCGTTCCGGTAAGTTCATtttccattttcttttctatctatcCCATgactgtatatacatatatgtgtatttgTTTTCATGTACGTTGACTTTCTCCGTTGGTACAGGATCAATAAAAGGCCTCTGCCTGGTTATTCTACttatagatattttgagaataaaGAAGCTATTTGGAGCAGGGATTCGATGATGTCGTCCTACTATCAAGACTGTATGCTTGTTTGTTTCCTTCTACGTAACTTACTTGTGTATTTGCACCTACGCAATAATTTATCTTTCCCAAAGAATTTAGAACAAATGATGCGGTCATGTAAATAGTATGAAGGCGTTGTCCATAGGCAGTAGCTCAGCATGAAGATGTTGTCACTGATCCATATACGGAGATGGCACAGGGAAATGATTGACAAGAATCTACTGACAAATTTTCGTGCCTCATCGCAAGTACATTACTCTTCCCTTTTCTCTTGTTGGTTGCTTTTAGCTGCTTATATTTTTAGGTTTTATTACTACATAAAGTTCTCGATGTTTCTCTTCTTCAAATGCTTCCTTTGGCAGGTCATAAAGGGCTGAATCCAAAGCTAGGTTCTCCTTCAACGTGAAGGCGGCTGCATCCTCTTCGAGGCAAAAAAGGAATCCAAAAGACATCTAATTGGTCATTGTGGCTACAACTTCACAGCATTCTTCACTTTCTGTTCTTTCATCTTTGTGGAGCCTCCCGGTCATATATGGGGAGTTATTTGCTTGCATGAAGACTTTAGCAGTACGGTGCGAGAGAGCCCGTGTGTATACAGAAGATGGAGCTACGTTGGATGTTGCATGACCTCTAGTTTGATGTGTGTTCAGATTGTTCCTTGTTATATTTGatcagaataatatttttattggaagCTTTGCATCGTCGCCTCTTACGACTGTTGTTGACAGGTTCGAGAGACTGAGTACTCCTTGTACGAGTTTGTGTCCATTGTGTAACAACACTCTATTTATTGGGTTGgtattattaattttcttttaatagcGGCTGACACGCAGGTTTTGGTCTCACTTCCTTCTCCTCAGTTGTGTAAAGGTGATCTAAAAGGTCATTATGGTATATtagaaggaaaaaaggaaaacCGAAACCAGAATCACAGAAATCACAGaaaaaaatgaatattttctttaaaaaatcttATTTTAATCAACATAACTGTTGATTGCGGGGTTATAGTTCATATGGATGTTCGATAACCTACACTCAATAAACTTAGTAGTGCCATAGGAGACGCATGCTATATCCTTCAGCAGCACAATCTTGTAATCCTCTCCCATATTCTGTGGATTCATCGGCAGGATGTCAAGTTTCGCTAGCTGTTTCCAATATTTCGTCATGCGATTCCTCCAACCCCCGCGCTGAGCCGCTGGTTATACATAGTTGTTTCACAAAGTCTTTGAATCGACTCCCTGGTAGATTTTTCTAACTCAGCTAGCTTGTTCAGGGAGACTTGGTCATGCGATGGCCTGTGCAAGAATAGTTAACAAAAGGATGCCGTGATAGTTGCTAGTGAGTGTTAATTAGATAGATGTTACTCGACTCCCTAGTAGATTTTTCAAACTCAACCAGCGTGTTCAGGGAGCTCTGTTGCCGAGACTTGGTCATGCGATGGCCTGTGCAAGATTAGTCAACAAAAGGGTGCCGATAGTTGCTAGTGAGTGTCAATTAGATAGATGTTACTCGACTTGTAGTGGTTCGTTTCTCGTCGTCAAACCTTTCATAAAACCATGTTGAATCATTCATATATAGAAGCTGACACTCACATCATCTCTCATGTGGGCCTCGAGACgaagatttatttattatttatatttaatatatataattttttaaaatataaatgatgAAAATAACGCAGGTGTATTGGACCATGGCTATGAATTATTGATTCGGATGAACGATAACATCTGCTCATGTCGAATCATTCACATATAAAAGCTAATACCAATATCATCtggaa contains:
- the LOC103972743 gene encoding putative disease resistance RPP13-like protein 1, which encodes MNLNHLEGFVIGHSDPTNELYEEGCDLEELRALSKLRCLRIYRLERAVTRVSVFVDKILLKELTLYWISPEEDGDDEGDDGEGDGDGRNYDDDDEEGNEEDNGDEDEGHGVTWTEQQFQAVEKLCDELSPPSSQQDLTIRRFPGRQLPCWLMSTSLDKSFPNLAFLRFWYLKSCTELPPLGMLPLLKHRDITGGEAIKTIGPEFLGRKFPGASAFPKLEHLEFDEMPNWEEWSVCGMEEKGQGPHLKLFPNLKICKMIDCPKLRALPEGLSHATKLKELYLDSTQDLREITNLRLNYKLEVKDNTMLNRLSNLSMKYLKVEDCPNLEYVENLDRLQQLVLICPRQMKQLPQWLSTLIQQRQSIPSAQWSFRKLELQCNTVLLKSCLEGNENWHIIQQIPDVIIQTYSRKSYIRYSKHPRMYDAKV